Proteins encoded by one window of Parafrankia discariae:
- a CDS encoding acyl-CoA dehydrogenase family protein, protein MTEDVESFRLRARAWIRANLRPLEPHEILAPTLALPVQTEEEEHAALARERELQRMIFDAGLAGIGFPREYGGQGLTTDHQRAFNAEIVGYEYPARLQAPSFSPCGAVLLDFGTEEQKRRHIPAILKGEEIWMQLLSEPSGGSDVAAALTSAVRDGDDWILNGSKVWTTGASTADWGLCLARTNWDVPKHRGLTVFILPIHQPGIEVHRIEMLNGSTEFCQEFLTDVRVPDSDRIGDVDGGWTVGTRWMFHERMLFNSPFVSIPVGTSPGEVGADSIVNVARDTGRFDDRCVRDLLGEAHMLELVGQTLRRRIGRGVAAGRISEQSAAITRLFAGVSSARKATIAFEIAGPAGAAWTADDGAAANCGDDFLMRQTSCIGGGTTEMARNVISERVLGMPRERTPDRDRPFRDVPRSASNRA, encoded by the coding sequence ATGACCGAGGACGTCGAGAGTTTCCGCCTGCGCGCCCGCGCCTGGATCCGCGCGAACCTCCGCCCGCTGGAGCCACACGAGATACTCGCGCCCACCCTCGCGTTACCGGTCCAGACCGAGGAGGAGGAACACGCCGCGCTCGCCCGGGAGCGTGAGCTCCAGCGCATGATCTTCGACGCCGGCCTCGCCGGGATCGGCTTCCCCCGGGAGTACGGCGGGCAGGGCCTGACGACGGACCACCAGCGCGCGTTCAACGCCGAGATCGTGGGCTACGAATACCCGGCGCGGCTGCAGGCGCCGTCGTTCTCGCCCTGCGGTGCCGTGCTGCTGGACTTCGGCACCGAGGAGCAGAAGCGCCGGCACATCCCCGCCATTCTCAAGGGCGAGGAGATCTGGATGCAGCTGCTGTCCGAGCCCAGCGGCGGGTCGGACGTCGCGGCCGCCCTCACCAGCGCCGTCCGCGACGGTGACGACTGGATCCTGAACGGCTCGAAGGTCTGGACGACCGGCGCCTCGACCGCCGACTGGGGCCTGTGCCTGGCCCGGACGAACTGGGACGTCCCCAAGCACCGGGGCCTGACCGTGTTCATCCTGCCGATCCACCAGCCGGGCATCGAGGTGCACCGCATCGAGATGCTGAACGGCTCTACCGAGTTCTGCCAGGAGTTCCTGACCGACGTCCGGGTCCCGGACAGCGACCGCATCGGCGACGTCGACGGCGGCTGGACGGTCGGCACCCGGTGGATGTTCCACGAGCGGATGCTCTTCAACTCGCCGTTCGTCAGCATCCCGGTGGGGACCTCACCCGGCGAGGTCGGCGCCGACTCCATCGTCAACGTCGCCCGGGACACCGGGCGGTTCGACGACCGCTGCGTCCGGGATCTCCTCGGCGAGGCCCACATGCTGGAGCTCGTCGGTCAGACGCTCCGGCGCCGGATCGGCCGCGGTGTCGCCGCGGGCCGGATCTCCGAACAGTCCGCCGCGATCACCCGCCTGTTCGCGGGTGTCTCCTCCGCGCGGAAGGCCACCATCGCGTTCGAGATCGCGGGCCCCGCGGGCGCGGCCTGGACGGCGGACGACGGCGCGGCCGCGAACTGCGGCGACGACTTCCTGATGCGGCAGACGTCGTGCATCGGCGGCGGCACCACGGAGATGGCCCGCAACGTGATCAGCGAGCGGGTGCTGGGCATGCCCCGCGAGCGCACGCCCGACCGTGACCGCCCGTTCCGCGACGTCCCGCGCAGCGCGTCGAACCGGGCCTGA
- a CDS encoding SDR family NAD(P)-dependent oxidoreductase, which produces MDRLEGRGAVVVGGGSGIGRGIALGLAGEGVRVLVADIDSGSAGAVRDEIVRRGGEAHASRVDATDRDSLAELAAGAARDLGSVHVLVNTVGVHTNAPLTTASEQLWAWFVEFHLMAAVRVVQAFLPLLRGYGDESHIVLTSSMAGLLALPAEQTGGTDTGVYTTLKHAVLGYGEMLRHELASEGVGVSVLCPGAVATNLVSTSARHRPERFGGPAPDPMAGRELPSNLPLSMMSDEAVGPIVVRGIRANRTYIITHPEMAGMVRARHQQLLEDFAFFSET; this is translated from the coding sequence ATGGACAGGCTAGAAGGACGCGGCGCGGTTGTTGTCGGCGGCGGGAGCGGAATCGGTCGCGGGATTGCTTTAGGTCTCGCCGGCGAGGGCGTGCGAGTCCTCGTCGCCGACATCGACTCGGGCAGCGCGGGCGCGGTACGCGACGAGATCGTACGGCGCGGGGGCGAGGCGCACGCTTCACGCGTGGACGCGACCGATCGCGACTCGTTAGCGGAACTCGCGGCCGGCGCGGCACGCGATCTGGGCAGCGTGCACGTGCTCGTGAACACGGTCGGCGTCCACACCAACGCTCCACTCACCACGGCCAGCGAGCAACTGTGGGCGTGGTTCGTCGAATTCCACCTCATGGCAGCCGTGCGCGTGGTCCAGGCGTTCCTGCCGCTGCTGCGTGGATACGGCGACGAATCGCACATCGTGCTCACATCGTCAATGGCCGGCCTGCTGGCGTTACCCGCGGAGCAGACGGGCGGCACGGACACCGGCGTGTACACCACGCTGAAGCACGCCGTTCTCGGGTACGGCGAGATGCTGCGGCACGAGCTCGCGTCCGAGGGTGTCGGGGTGTCGGTGCTCTGCCCCGGAGCGGTGGCGACCAATCTGGTCTCGACGTCTGCCCGGCACCGCCCGGAGCGGTTCGGTGGACCGGCGCCCGATCCGATGGCGGGTCGCGAGCTGCCGTCGAACCTGCCGCTGAGCATGATGTCGGACGAGGCCGTGGGGCCGATTGTCGTGCGGGGCATCCGCGCCAACCGCACCTACATCATCACGCATCCGGAGATGGCGGGCATGGTGCGTGCCCGCCACCAGCAGCTCCTGGAGGACTTCGCGTTCTTCTCCGAGACGTGA
- a CDS encoding BKACE family enzyme encodes MTKQKLIIEVRINEGTTRDSSPHVPYSPAEIAGQAVECWRQGASLVHYHARDPETGAQSAEVDLYADVVRRIKQDSDLITFPTLGASMLPTAGERLAHIVEMAKDPATRPDCVPVDMLTTNLDRYDARRRAFISDERVYLNTTKMLTHICETVSAVGVQPVSMIWNIAGVRLTEAFLEMGLYKEPLFCELTLFADPFVSYGHPATIRGLHALLDFFPARANWPWFLSVIGGNAFPALAGAIESGGHVAIGVADHPYQELGVPTNAELVARVAEMARSMGREVATPAEAREMLGLPGYES; translated from the coding sequence ATGACGAAGCAGAAGCTCATCATCGAGGTCCGGATCAACGAGGGAACGACGAGGGACAGCAGCCCACACGTTCCCTACAGCCCTGCGGAGATCGCCGGCCAGGCAGTCGAATGCTGGCGGCAGGGCGCGTCACTCGTGCACTATCACGCCCGGGATCCCGAGACGGGTGCGCAGTCCGCTGAGGTGGATCTGTACGCGGACGTGGTACGGCGGATCAAACAGGACAGTGATCTCATCACGTTTCCCACACTGGGTGCCAGCATGCTGCCCACCGCCGGGGAGCGTTTGGCGCACATCGTCGAGATGGCGAAGGATCCGGCGACCAGGCCCGACTGCGTCCCAGTCGACATGCTGACCACCAACCTGGACCGGTACGACGCGCGGCGCAGAGCGTTCATCAGCGATGAGCGGGTCTATTTGAACACGACCAAGATGCTCACGCACATCTGCGAGACCGTGAGCGCCGTCGGGGTGCAGCCGGTGTCCATGATATGGAACATCGCCGGGGTTCGGCTCACCGAGGCGTTCCTCGAGATGGGACTGTACAAAGAGCCGTTGTTCTGTGAGCTGACGCTTTTTGCGGACCCGTTCGTCAGTTACGGACATCCGGCGACGATCAGGGGGCTGCACGCTCTCCTCGACTTCTTTCCGGCACGGGCCAACTGGCCCTGGTTCCTGAGTGTGATCGGCGGCAATGCGTTTCCGGCGCTCGCCGGCGCGATCGAATCCGGCGGCCACGTCGCCATCGGCGTCGCCGACCATCCGTACCAGGAACTCGGCGTGCCCACGAACGCCGAGCTCGTCGCGCGTGTCGCCGAGATGGCTCGAAGCATGGGCCGGGAGGTCGCCACACCGGCCGAGGCCCGTGAGATGCTCGGACTGCCCGGATACGAGAGTTAG
- a CDS encoding TauD/TfdA dioxygenase family protein, producing MGVETTPARKRSTVDGMRFEKVTGNIGATVHGVDVHVAHGDEVASVLLRSLHEHGVLFFHADTEVSGEQFSAFASVFGDLYAYPYGKGPGNFVTEEGADAVRLRTNYWHTDGSPQEKPPQAALLCSVEVPAFGGDTMWASMTAAFDALSSRYQRLFDGMEAVHSTAAVARYHDSFGQGESHVHPVVITDPVTLRKALYVNSVYTERLVGVSERENETLLRMLYEHVNTPEFHVRLRWQPNMIAVWEERVTQHRAIADYAERRVLRRITITGDRPRA from the coding sequence ATGGGTGTAGAAACAACACCGGCGCGGAAACGTTCAACAGTCGACGGTATGAGATTTGAGAAGGTGACCGGGAACATCGGCGCGACCGTCCACGGTGTCGATGTCCACGTTGCCCACGGGGACGAGGTGGCGTCGGTGCTGCTGCGATCGCTGCATGAACACGGCGTGCTGTTCTTCCACGCGGACACGGAAGTCAGCGGCGAGCAGTTCTCGGCGTTTGCCTCGGTCTTCGGTGATCTTTATGCCTACCCCTATGGGAAAGGTCCTGGCAACTTCGTGACCGAGGAGGGCGCTGACGCGGTACGACTCCGGACGAATTATTGGCACACGGACGGGAGTCCTCAGGAGAAGCCTCCCCAGGCCGCGCTCTTATGCTCGGTGGAGGTGCCGGCCTTCGGGGGTGACACCATGTGGGCAAGCATGACCGCGGCCTTCGACGCCCTGTCGTCCCGATACCAGCGGCTGTTCGACGGCATGGAGGCTGTGCACAGTACCGCCGCGGTGGCGCGGTACCACGACTCCTTCGGTCAGGGGGAGAGCCACGTGCATCCTGTCGTGATCACCGATCCGGTGACCCTGCGGAAGGCCCTCTACGTCAACTCGGTGTACACGGAGCGGCTCGTCGGGGTGAGCGAGCGGGAGAACGAGACGCTTCTGCGGATGCTGTACGAACACGTCAACACCCCGGAATTCCACGTCCGCCTGCGTTGGCAACCGAACATGATCGCGGTGTGGGAGGAGCGGGTCACCCAACATCGCGCGATCGCCGACTACGCGGAGCGACGGGTCCTGCGCCGCATCACCATCACCGGCGACCGTCCGAGGGCCTGA
- a CDS encoding SDR family NAD(P)-dependent oxidoreductase, translating to MGMLDGKVAVITGAGSGIAKASTELFVQEGAKVVAVDISGAEKETAAEVGRNVLPFHCDVSDETNVAAMFEAAIKEFGRVDAVLNVAGTHGTRPPEVVTVAEFEKMTQVNLRGVLVMTEHAIPAMLRSGGGSIVNFSSISAVNVQSRTSVMYAAAKAGTHALTKAVAVEYGPQGIRANVIAPGFTLTEIMKGPPELLREMSSKAALKRGGRPRELAEVAAFLASDRASFVTGVVIPVDGGWSARLA from the coding sequence ATGGGCATGCTTGACGGGAAGGTGGCGGTGATAACCGGCGCTGGATCGGGCATAGCGAAGGCATCCACGGAGCTCTTCGTGCAGGAGGGTGCCAAGGTGGTGGCCGTCGACATAAGTGGTGCCGAGAAGGAGACCGCGGCCGAAGTCGGCAGGAATGTTCTCCCCTTCCACTGCGACGTCTCCGACGAGACGAACGTCGCTGCGATGTTCGAGGCCGCGATCAAGGAGTTCGGACGCGTCGACGCCGTACTGAACGTGGCCGGTACCCACGGTACGCGGCCACCCGAGGTGGTCACCGTCGCCGAGTTCGAGAAGATGACCCAGGTGAATCTGCGCGGCGTGCTCGTCATGACCGAACACGCGATTCCGGCGATGCTTCGCTCGGGCGGCGGCAGCATCGTCAACTTCTCCTCGATCTCAGCGGTCAACGTACAGAGCCGGACGTCGGTCATGTACGCTGCCGCGAAGGCTGGAACCCATGCGCTCACCAAGGCGGTGGCCGTCGAGTACGGCCCTCAGGGCATCCGGGCAAACGTCATCGCACCGGGATTCACGCTCACTGAGATCATGAAAGGGCCGCCTGAGCTGTTGCGTGAGATGAGCTCGAAGGCCGCGCTCAAACGGGGAGGTCGGCCGCGCGAGCTGGCCGAGGTGGCGGCCTTTCTGGCCTCGGACCGCGCCTCCTTCGTGACCGGAGTCGTCATCCCGGTCGATGGCGGCTGGTCTGCGCGACTGGCCTAG
- a CDS encoding thiamine pyrophosphate-dependent dehydrogenase E1 component subunit alpha encodes MTTDGTAGLSGRVLRRLYELMTLMKAADDRLSRGIASGELQCVYWPPRGQEAIAAAMGVCLRPDDRLVTTYRGLHDLIGKGVPLVEIYGEMLGRQVGSGRGKGGTMHIARPDSGVMLSTGIVGSGPPVAVGLAMAARRKGLDRVTAVSFGDGATNTGSFHEAANMAALWDLPLVLVCQNNQYGEMTPTGHTMKIDQVADRAAGYGMPGVRVDGNDPVALLAVLTRAVERARNGGGPTLVECVTFRFRGHYFGDPMAYIPAEQMAAAVEADPIPRFRSRLLETGVCDRQALDEIEAGATAAVEEALAAVLAAPAATLDELDRDVYADPRNCPA; translated from the coding sequence ATGACGACGGATGGAACGGCGGGCCTGTCGGGACGGGTATTACGCCGGTTGTACGAGCTGATGACGCTCATGAAGGCGGCCGACGACCGGCTGAGCCGGGGGATCGCGTCGGGTGAGCTGCAGTGCGTGTACTGGCCTCCTCGAGGGCAGGAGGCGATCGCCGCGGCGATGGGGGTGTGCCTCCGGCCGGACGATCGGTTGGTCACGACCTATCGGGGGTTGCATGACCTGATCGGCAAGGGCGTGCCGCTGGTGGAGATCTACGGCGAGATGCTGGGCCGGCAGGTGGGCTCGGGCCGGGGCAAGGGCGGGACGATGCACATCGCCCGCCCCGACTCGGGCGTCATGTTGTCGACGGGGATTGTGGGATCCGGGCCGCCGGTCGCGGTGGGCTTGGCCATGGCGGCGCGGCGCAAGGGCCTGGATCGGGTGACAGCCGTGAGCTTCGGTGACGGGGCGACGAACACCGGCTCGTTTCACGAGGCGGCGAACATGGCGGCGCTGTGGGATCTGCCGTTGGTGTTGGTGTGCCAGAACAACCAGTACGGCGAGATGACGCCGACCGGGCACACGATGAAGATCGATCAGGTCGCGGACCGGGCGGCCGGGTACGGGATGCCAGGCGTCCGCGTCGACGGTAACGACCCCGTCGCCCTCCTCGCCGTGTTGACGCGGGCCGTGGAGCGGGCGAGGAACGGGGGCGGCCCGACGCTGGTGGAGTGCGTGACGTTCCGGTTCCGTGGTCACTACTTCGGGGATCCCATGGCGTACATCCCGGCCGAACAGATGGCCGCCGCTGTCGAGGCCGATCCGATACCGCGGTTCCGGTCGCGCCTGCTGGAGACGGGGGTCTGCGACAGGCAGGCTCTCGACGAGATCGAGGCGGGCGCCACCGCGGCGGTCGAGGAGGCGCTGGCCGCGGTTCTGGCGGCGCCGGCCGCGACGCTCGACGAACTCGATCGTGATGTGTACGCCGACCCGCGGAACTGCCCCGCCTAG
- a CDS encoding alpha-ketoacid dehydrogenase subunit beta, with the protein MDEQRMTMREALNLALDQALARDERVFLLGEDIADPGSSGPTRGLSTKYGTDRVLDTPISEAAIVGAAIGAAMEGFRPVAEIMIMDFIGIAADQIVNHAAKLRFMTGGRTTAPITVRTQVYGGLGTGATHSQSLEAWFMHVPGLKVIVPSTPRDAKGLLTSAIFDDDPCVFLETIRLQGQRGLVPVDPGFSIPLGRADVKRPGTDVTLIGYGRGVVESLGAAAVLEAEGVSAEVLDLRTLVPLDVPTMVDAVRRTRRAVVVHDAVRFAGPGAEIAAILQRELFGVLAAPVERVGARFVPNPAPSALESQIYPNTERIAAAVRRTLRSEIIEDGACG; encoded by the coding sequence GTGGACGAGCAACGGATGACGATGCGCGAGGCGTTGAACCTCGCCTTGGACCAGGCGTTGGCCCGCGACGAGCGTGTCTTCCTGCTCGGGGAGGACATCGCCGATCCCGGCTCCAGCGGGCCGACCAGGGGGCTGTCGACCAAATACGGCACGGATCGGGTGCTGGACACGCCGATTTCCGAGGCGGCGATCGTGGGTGCCGCGATCGGCGCCGCGATGGAGGGGTTCCGCCCGGTCGCCGAGATCATGATCATGGATTTCATCGGTATCGCCGCCGATCAGATCGTCAATCATGCGGCGAAGCTGCGCTTCATGACCGGGGGGCGGACAACCGCGCCGATCACGGTCCGGACACAGGTCTACGGCGGGCTGGGGACCGGGGCGACGCACTCGCAGTCGTTGGAGGCGTGGTTCATGCACGTTCCCGGGCTGAAGGTGATCGTTCCGTCGACGCCGCGGGACGCGAAGGGTCTTCTCACGTCGGCGATCTTCGATGACGACCCGTGTGTCTTCCTGGAGACGATTCGTCTGCAGGGCCAACGCGGGTTGGTGCCGGTGGACCCCGGATTCTCGATTCCGCTGGGTCGGGCGGACGTGAAACGGCCGGGTACCGATGTCACGTTGATCGGCTATGGCCGGGGGGTGGTCGAGTCGCTCGGCGCGGCGGCCGTGCTCGAGGCGGAGGGAGTCAGCGCCGAGGTGCTTGATCTGCGCACCCTGGTTCCGCTCGACGTGCCGACGATGGTTGATGCGGTACGTCGCACGAGGCGGGCTGTGGTCGTGCATGACGCGGTGCGGTTCGCCGGGCCCGGGGCGGAGATCGCCGCGATTCTGCAGCGCGAGCTCTTCGGCGTGCTCGCGGCGCCGGTGGAACGGGTGGGTGCCCGGTTCGTGCCGAATCCGGCCCCCTCGGCGCTGGAGTCGCAGATCTATCCGAACACCGAACGTATTGCTGCGGCGGTCCGGCGGACGCTGCGGTCGGAAATTATCGAGGACGGTGCCTGTGGCTGA
- a CDS encoding lipoyl domain-containing protein encodes MADFTIRIPRVSVAISEAELIELLVDEGANVTEGEPLFIIATDKAETEVEAGASGTVHWTGAVETVYEIGAEIGTIQTSG; translated from the coding sequence GTGGCTGACTTCACGATCCGTATTCCGCGGGTATCCGTCGCGATCTCGGAAGCGGAGCTGATCGAGCTTCTCGTGGACGAGGGAGCGAACGTGACGGAGGGTGAACCGCTGTTCATCATCGCGACGGACAAGGCCGAAACCGAGGTGGAAGCCGGTGCGTCCGGCACGGTGCACTGGACCGGCGCCGTCGAGACGGTTTATGAGATCGGTGCCGAGATCGGGACGATCCAGACGTCGGGCTGA